The Lynx canadensis isolate LIC74 chromosome D1, mLynCan4.pri.v2, whole genome shotgun sequence genome has a segment encoding these proteins:
- the LOC115525481 gene encoding ras-related protein Rab-5A produces the protein MANRGATRPNGPNTGNKICQFKLVLLGESAVGKSSLVLRFVKGQFHEFQESTIGAAFLTQTVCLDDTTVKFEIWDTAGQERYHSLAPMYYRGAQAAIVVYDITNEESFARAKNWVKELQRQASPNIVIALSGNKADLANKRAVDFQEAQSYADDNSLLFMETSAKTSMNVNEIFMAIAKKLPKNEPQNPGANSARGRGVDLTEPTQPTRSQCCSN, from the coding sequence ATGGCTAATCGAGGAGCAACAAGACCCAACGGGccaaatactggaaataaaatatgCCAGTTCAAACTAGTACTTCTGGGAGAGTCTGCTGTTGGCAAATCAAGCCTAGTGCTTCGTTTTGTGAAGGGCCAGTTTCATGAATTTCAAGAGAGTACCATAGGGGCTGCTTTCCTAACCCAAACTGTGTGTCTTGATGACACAACAGTAAAGTTTGAAATATGGGATACAGCTGGTCAAGAACGATACCATAGCCTAGCACCAATGTACTACAGAGGAGCACAAGCAGCCATAGTTGTATATGATATCACAAATGAGGAGTCCTTTGCCAGAGCCAAAAACTGGGTTAAAGAACTTCAGAGGCAAGCCAGTCCTAACATTGTAATAGCTTTATCAGGAAACAAGGCTGACCTTGCAAATAAAAGAGCTGTCGATTTCCAGGAAGCACAGTCCTATGCAGATGACAACAGTTTATTATTCATGGAGACATCAGCTAAAACATCAatgaatgtaaatgaaatattcaTGGCAATAGCTAAAAAGTTGCCAAAGAATGAACCACAGAATCCAGGAGCAAATTCTGCCAGAGGAAGAGGAGTAGACCTTACTGAACCCACGCAGCCAACCAGGAGTCAGTGTTGTAGTAACTAA
- the LOC115525886 gene encoding olfactory receptor 2D3-like: MGEGNQTSVAEFILLGLSQDPKVQILLFCVFLTIYLLSMFGNLLIIILIQSDSRLHTPMYFFLKNLSFADLCFSTSIVPQMLVHFLVKRKTISFAGCSLQIIVFLLAGCTECALLAVMSYDRYVAVCKPLHYSTVMTQRVCVQLAIVSWISGAFVCSVDSAFTLCLPYQGQNIINHYFCEPPALLKLASADTYNAEMALFSMGVIILLAPLSLILVSYWHIISTVIQMQSEEGRLKVFSTCGSHLTVVVLYYGSGIFAYMRPNSKTMNEKDQVISVFYSVMTSMLNPIIYSLRNKDVKGALRRLVGR, encoded by the coding sequence ATGGGAGAAGGAAACCAAACTTCTGTGGCTGAATTTATCTTGCTGGGACTTTCACAGGATCCAAAGGTCCAGATCCTGCTGTTCTGTGTTTTCCTTACCATTTACCTTCTCTCTATGTTTGGAAACCTGCTTATAATAATCCTCATTCAAAGTGACTCTCGACTTCACactcccatgtactttttcctcaAAAACTTGTCCTTTGCTGACCTCTGTTTCTCTACAAGCATTGTTCCTCAGATGTTGGTCCACTTCCTCgtaaaaaggaaaaccatttcCTTTGCTGGATGCTCACTGCAGATAATCGTCTTCCTTTTAGCAGGGTGTACAGAGTGTGCACTTCTGGCAGTGATGTcctatgaccgctatgtggcTGTCTGCAAGCCCCTGCATTATTCCACTGTCATGACGCAGAGGGTTTGTGTCCAGTTGGCCATAGTGTCTTGGATCAGTGGGGCATTTGTATGTTCAGTGGACAGTGCATTTACACTGTGTCTCCCCTACCAGGGACAGAATATaattaatcattatttttgtgAACCTCCTGCACTCCTGAAGCTGGCTTCAGCAGACACCTACAATGCTGAGATGGCTCTCTTTTCAATGGGTGTGATTATCCTCTTAGCACCTCTCTCCCTCATCCTTGTCTCCTACTGGCATATTATCTCAACAGTGATTCAGATGCAGTCAGAGGAGGGGAGGCTCAAGGTCTTTTCTACCTGTGGCTCTCATCTCACTGTTGTGGTTCTCTACTATGGCTCTGGAATATTTGCCTACATGAGACCCAATTCCAAGACAATGAATGAAAAGGATCAGGTCATCTCTGTGTTCTATTCAGTTATGACTTCCATGTTGAACCCCATAATTTATAGCCTGAGGAACAAGGACGTGAAGGGTGCTCTCAGGAGGCTGGTTGGAAGATAG
- the LOC115525909 gene encoding olfactory receptor 2AG1, with protein sequence MEYWNSTLGSGFILMGILKDSGSPELLCVIITVLYMLALTSNGLLLLVITVDSRLHVPMYFLLGQLSLMDLLFTSVVTPKALMDFLRSENTISFAGCALQMFLALMLGGAEDLLLAFMAYDRYVAICHPLNYMVFMRPRVCWLMVATAWILASLSAIVYTMYTMQYPFCKARNIRHLLCEIPPLLKLACADTSRYELFVYVMGVTFLMPPLLAIISSYALILFTVLHMPSNEGRQKALVTCSSHLTVVGMFYGAATFMYVLPSSLHSPKQDNITSVFYTVVTPALNPLIYSLRNKEVMGALKRVLGKYML encoded by the coding sequence ATGGAGTACTGGAACTCCACCCTGGGCAGTGGCTTTATATTGATGGGGATTCTGAAAGACAGTGGGTCTCCTGAACTGCTCTGTGTCATCATCACAGTCCTGTACATGTTGGCCCTGACCAGCAATGGCCTGCTGCTCTTGGTCATCACAGTGGATTCCCGGCTCCACGTGCCCATGTACTTCCTGCTCGGGCAGCTGTCACTCATGGACCTCCTCTTCACATCTGTTGTCACTCCCAAGGCGCTCATGGATTTTCTGCGCAGTGAAAACACCATCTCCTTTGCGGGCTGTGCCCTTCAGATGTTTCTGGCATTGATGCTGGGTGGTGCAGAGGACCTGCTACTGGCCTTCATGGCCTATGATAGATATGTGGCCATTTGTCATCCTCTGAACTACATGGTCTTCATGAGGCCAAGGGTCTGCTGGCTCATGGTGGCCACAGCATGGATACTGGCATCCTTAAGTGCCATTGTTTATACCATGTATACCATGCAGTATCCCTTCTGCAAAGCCCGGAACATCAGGCACCTGCTCTGTGAGATTCCACCTTTGCTGAAGTTGGCCTGTGCAGATACCTCTAGATATGAACTGTTTGTGTATGTGATGGGTGTGACCTTCCTGATGCCCCCTCTCCTTGCAATCATTTCTTCCTATGCACTAATCCTGTTTACTGTGCTTCACATGCCCTCAAATGAGGGGAGGCAGAAAGCCCTAGTCACCTGCTCTTCCCATCTGACTGTGGTTGGGATGTTCTATGGAGCTGCCACATTCATGTATGTCCTGCCCAGTTCCCTCCACAGCCCCAAGCAAGACAACATCACCTCTGTTTTCTACACGGTTGTCACTCCAGCCCTGAACCCCCTTATCTACAGCTTGAGGAATAAGGAAGTCATGGGGGCTTTGAAGAGAGTGCTGGGAAAATACATGCTGTAG
- the LOC115525823 gene encoding olfactory receptor 2D3-like, giving the protein MGEENQTYVTEFVFLGLSQDPHTQLLLFFLFLIIYLLTVLGNLLIMVLIHTDSRLHTPMYFFLRNLSFADLCFSTTTVPQVLVHFLAKRKTISFAGCSTQIFVFLLVGGTECALLAVMSYDRYVAVCKPLHYSSIMTHWLCVQLALGSWVSGALVSLVDTTFTLCLPYQGNNIINHFFCEPPALLKLASTNTYSTEMAIFATGVVILLAPVCLILVSYWNIISAVIQMQSGEGRFKAFSTCGSHLIVVVLFYGSAIFAYMRPNSKIMNERDKMISVFYSAVTPMLNPIIYSLRNKDVKGALRRMNG; this is encoded by the exons ATgggagaagaaaaccaaacctaTGTGACTGAATTTGTCTTCCTGGGCCTTTCACAGGATCCACACACACAACTCctgctcttcttcctttttctgatcATCTACCTGCTGACTGTACTGGGAAATCTGCTTATCATGGTGCTCATCCACACAGACTCCAGACTCCACACacccatgtactttttccttaGAAACTTGTCCTTTGCTGATCTCTGTTTCTCTACCACCACAGTGCCCCAGGTGCTAGTCCACTTCCTGGCAAAGAGGAAAACCATTTCCTTTGCGGGATGCTCAACTCAAATATTTGTCTTCCTTCTGGTTGGGGGTACAGAGTGCGCACTGCTGGCGGTGATGTCCTATGACCGGTATGTGGCTGTCTGTAAGCCCCTGCACTACTCTTCTATCATGACACATTGGTTATGTGTCCAGCTGGCCTTAGGGTCCTGGGTCAGTGGAGCGTTAGTATCTCTAGTGGATACCACATTCACACTGTGTCTGCCCTACCAAGGGAACAATATCATTAACCACTTTTTTTGTGAACCTCCTGCCCTCCTGAAGCTGGCTTCCACAAATACCTATAGCACAGAAATGGCCATCTTTGCAACGGGCGTGGTCATCCTCCTAGCTCCTGTCTGCCTGATCCTTGTCTCCTACTGGAATATTATCTCTGCTGTGATCCAAATGCAGTCTGGGGAGGGGAGATTCAAGGCTTTCTCTACCTGTGGTTCCCATCTCATTGTTGTTGTCCTCTTCTATGGCTCAGCAATATTTGCCTATATGAGGCCAAACTCCAAGATAATGAATGAAAGGGATAAAATGATCTCTGTGTTCTACTCAGCAGTGACACCCATGCTGAACCCGATCATTTATAGTCTGAGAAACAAGGATGTCAAAGGGGCTCTCAGGAGA atgaatggataa